In bacterium, the following proteins share a genomic window:
- a CDS encoding outer membrane beta-barrel protein: MRRFALSPWLSGAAVLVAALALAFPAHARKTEARCGLSAGAVAGPTFATDNELHDEFPYFLHIELNAKYYVLWNFSISGDLGYEYGEGAPKRFFHEGELVELDGTGQSFWRAMPYWATLRVEPFRKYPFNPYLGAAAGGKYLVIERKGHERTIPLSNSGDDWLVGYMGVAGFDWMINKFFFFRLEGRYSSIGGANEEFFRADDYGTYDGLAGINVYF; the protein is encoded by the coding sequence ATGCGCCGTTTTGCCCTATCGCCGTGGCTTTCGGGAGCCGCCGTGCTTGTCGCCGCGCTCGCGCTCGCGTTTCCCGCGCACGCGCGCAAGACGGAGGCGCGCTGCGGCCTGTCCGCCGGCGCCGTCGCCGGTCCGACCTTCGCGACCGACAACGAGCTGCACGACGAGTTTCCTTACTTCCTGCACATCGAACTGAACGCGAAATATTACGTCCTGTGGAACTTCTCGATCTCCGGCGATCTCGGATACGAATACGGAGAGGGCGCGCCCAAGCGTTTTTTCCACGAGGGCGAGCTTGTCGAACTCGACGGCACCGGCCAGAGCTTCTGGCGCGCGATGCCCTACTGGGCGACGCTGCGCGTCGAACCCTTCCGCAAGTACCCCTTCAACCCCTACCTCGGCGCCGCCGCCGGCGGCAAATACCTCGTCATCGAACGCAAGGGCCACGAACGCACCATCCCGCTTTCGAATTCCGGCGACGACTGGCTTGTCGGCTACATGGGCGTCGCCGGCTTCGACTGGATGATCAACAAATTCTTCTTCTTCCGCCTGGAAGGCCGCTACTCGTCCATCGGCGGCGCGAACGAGGAATTCTTCCGGGCGGACGACTACGGCACTTACGACGGGCTGGCGGGGATTAATGTTTATTTTTGA
- a CDS encoding four helix bundle protein, whose protein sequence is MGDSLHYRKTTIWQKAMDVARAVYGVVPNLPREELFGMRSQVTRAAVSIPANIAEGWSRETKAEKAHFLAIAQGSLAETETLVTLCEDLDWFPRAETEALRGRMAEVGRMLTAMRRKLRESRNEKKK, encoded by the coding sequence GTGGGCGATTCGTTGCATTACCGCAAGACGACGATTTGGCAAAAAGCGATGGACGTGGCGCGCGCCGTTTATGGCGTCGTTCCGAATCTGCCGCGCGAAGAACTTTTCGGCATGAGGTCGCAGGTCACGCGGGCCGCAGTATCGATACCGGCAAACATCGCCGAGGGTTGGTCGCGGGAAACGAAAGCCGAAAAAGCCCATTTTCTGGCGATTGCCCAAGGATCGTTGGCGGAAACCGAAACGCTTGTCACGTTGTGCGAAGACCTGGATTGGTTTCCGCGCGCGGAAACGGAAGCGCTTCGCGGACGCATGGCGGAAGTTGGACGCATGTTGACGGCGATGCGCCGAAAACTGCGCGAGAGTCGGAACGAAAAAAAGAAGTGA
- a CDS encoding YHS domain-containing protein, translating to MRRTIVILVAALFALSVVGAAIAEESAEAEKAAAAGEKVKDPVCGMMVTVNDDAHHATHEGDDYYFCSAACKEKFEKEPGKYLKK from the coding sequence ATGCGTCGAACGATCGTCATTCTCGTGGCCGCGCTTTTCGCGCTTTCCGTCGTCGGAGCCGCGATCGCCGAGGAAAGCGCCGAGGCCGAAAAAGCCGCCGCGGCGGGCGAAAAGGTCAAGGATCCCGTGTGCGGCATGATGGTCACCGTCAACGACGACGCGCACCACGCGACGCACGAGGGCGATGACTATTACTTCTGCTCCGCGGCGTGCAAGGAGAAGTTCGAGAAGGAGCCGGGGAAATATTTGAAGAAGTAG
- a CDS encoding YHS domain-containing protein, with amino-acid sequence MLKASMMFFVAAALILFASAGPAGAVDGDIVSSEASPGTDVALEKGRAWDPACRTAVIIRKDTPSLMYDGKYFYFSSDECAETFRQDASSFVRTPIGATYYWDSQR; translated from the coding sequence ATGTTGAAAGCGTCAATGATGTTTTTTGTCGCGGCCGCGTTGATCCTGTTCGCTTCCGCCGGCCCGGCCGGCGCGGTTGACGGCGATATCGTCAGCTCCGAAGCGAGCCCCGGCACCGATGTCGCGCTCGAAAAGGGGCGCGCGTGGGATCCGGCATGCCGGACAGCCGTGATCATCCGAAAGGACACGCCGAGCCTGATGTACGACGGCAAGTACTTCTATTTCAGCTCCGACGAATGCGCCGAGACGTTCCGGCAGGATGCGTCGTCGTTTGTACGCACCCCGATCGGCGCGACGTATTATTGGGATAGCCAACGCTAG
- a CDS encoding YHS domain-containing protein translates to MLEKSIHGYLIVALVLLLSAGVAFAAGDTLSSKGSPGTDKELAEGQRAWDPGCSQFVTVGEEGTLHVEYDDQHYYFGSQSCQDKFLKNPGQFLKGEPEMQERSLIGEEPEAEEEAEEY, encoded by the coding sequence ATGTTGGAAAAATCGATTCATGGATACCTGATCGTTGCGCTGGTCCTTCTGCTTTCGGCCGGCGTCGCGTTTGCCGCGGGCGACACGCTGAGTTCGAAGGGAAGCCCCGGCACGGATAAGGAATTGGCCGAGGGGCAGCGCGCCTGGGATCCCGGCTGTTCGCAATTCGTGACGGTCGGTGAGGAAGGCACGCTGCACGTCGAATACGACGACCAGCACTACTACTTCGGCTCCCAGTCATGCCAGGACAAGTTCCTGAAGAATCCGGGACAGTTCCTGAAGGGCGAACCCGAAATGCAGGAGCGCTCGCTGATCGGCGAGGAGCCTGAAGCCGAAGAGGAAGCCGAGGAATATTGA
- a CDS encoding cellulase family glycosylhydrolase: MAITRVHALLLMVVLSVFGVALPGCSCDDDTGSDAGGDTGELPAIDDDDAVDDDNADDDDGADDDAIDDDNADDDEDADDDAVDDDTGDDDTVDDDTGDDDTADDDTGDDDESARVPLLDEMGREIVLRGANYMGMEFGWFNHAPEDFERIASWGFNVVRLPIAWDYLEPDPGVWDDTYLPDVVDPAVQYASDAGLRVIIDMHQWNWCKPLGGNGIPDWICEDFAGGAWPWNYMAATTDFWTHPDYLDDFVEAWSRVAEHFADDDRVFAFDLFNEPVAGWRTLPWTFENPLLRPLYVRFIDAIRAHHQAAYIVIEPSIIDGIGLPFVMDPIDDPRLIFGPHLYPGDTGTGGSRGYDFGIDRIRNLMAKVSGEAIAFGAPLLLGEMGIVSKAPGAGEYTRDASTVLDEAMAHSTWWVFWRDDNQYGLIDANGDDKAIFLDHLDRPYPRATAGRLVAYGFDETTRTFTVEFKNTDDAPQTTIYIPARHFPDGFDVASTDAEAAWSFAFDADTRLVTVDADPLLQTHTITVTPLPASASK, translated from the coding sequence TTGGCGATAACGCGTGTTCACGCGCTGCTTCTGATGGTCGTTCTGTCGGTGTTTGGCGTCGCGTTGCCCGGATGTTCATGCGATGACGATACCGGCTCGGACGCGGGCGGCGACACGGGCGAACTTCCCGCCATCGATGATGACGACGCGGTGGATGACGACAACGCCGACGACGACGACGGCGCGGACGACGACGCCATTGACGACGACAACGCCGACGACGATGAAGACGCGGACGACGACGCGGTGGACGACGATACCGGCGATGACGACACGGTGGACGACGACACCGGCGATGACGACACGGCAGACGACGATACCGGCGACGACGACGAATCCGCGCGCGTGCCGCTGCTGGACGAAATGGGACGCGAGATCGTCCTGCGCGGCGCGAATTACATGGGCATGGAATTCGGATGGTTCAACCACGCGCCGGAGGATTTCGAGCGCATCGCGTCCTGGGGATTCAACGTCGTCCGCCTGCCGATCGCGTGGGACTACCTCGAACCCGATCCCGGCGTGTGGGACGACACCTACCTGCCGGATGTCGTCGATCCGGCCGTCCAATACGCGTCCGACGCCGGGCTTCGCGTCATCATCGACATGCACCAATGGAACTGGTGCAAGCCGCTTGGCGGCAACGGCATCCCCGATTGGATCTGCGAGGACTTCGCCGGCGGCGCCTGGCCGTGGAACTACATGGCCGCGACGACCGACTTCTGGACGCACCCGGACTATCTGGACGACTTCGTGGAGGCGTGGAGCCGCGTCGCGGAGCACTTCGCGGATGACGACCGCGTGTTCGCGTTCGACCTTTTCAACGAACCGGTCGCCGGATGGCGCACGTTGCCGTGGACGTTCGAGAACCCGCTCCTGCGTCCGCTGTACGTGCGTTTTATCGACGCGATCCGCGCGCATCATCAAGCTGCGTACATCGTCATCGAGCCGTCGATCATCGATGGCATCGGCCTGCCGTTCGTCATGGACCCGATCGACGATCCGCGCCTCATTTTTGGCCCCCATCTCTATCCGGGCGATACCGGCACGGGCGGTTCGCGCGGATACGATTTCGGCATCGATCGCATCCGCAACCTGATGGCGAAGGTGTCCGGCGAGGCGATCGCGTTCGGCGCGCCGCTTCTGCTTGGCGAGATGGGCATCGTCTCCAAGGCGCCGGGCGCCGGCGAATACACGCGCGACGCCTCCACGGTGCTCGACGAGGCGATGGCGCATTCCACGTGGTGGGTCTTCTGGCGCGACGACAATCAGTACGGCCTGATCGACGCGAACGGCGACGACAAGGCGATCTTCCTCGATCATCTGGATCGCCCGTATCCGCGCGCGACGGCGGGGCGTCTTGTTGCGTACGGTTTCGACGAGACGACGCGCACGTTCACGGTGGAATTCAAAAACACGGACGACGCGCCGCAAACGACGATCTACATCCCCGCGCGCCATTTCCCGGATGGGTTTGATGTCGCGTCGACCGACGCCGAGGCGGCGTGGTCGTTCGCGTTCGACGCGGACACGCGCCTTGTGACCGTCGACGCGGATCCGCTTTTGCAAACGCACACGATCACCGTTACGCCGCTACCCGCGAGCGCATCGAAATGA